A section of the Neorhizobium galegae bv. orientalis str. HAMBI 540 genome encodes:
- a CDS encoding DMT family transporter, which produces MTPRSTGLICAIAAVTIFSLQDGISKHLGSAYPPIFITMIRYWAFAGFAFALASRSSGGLKVAASASRPWLQVARGALLAVQIVISIFSFSHVGLAASHTMFAATPLVVACLSVPFLGEKVGWRRWTAIGVGFIGILLIVNPLNATFDAAIAIPMVATLMFGLYSVMTRLASRTDTSETAFFYTGVVGAVTITFVGPFYWTQVTPADWLWMVVLCITGMSGHYLLIRAFNLLDAVVVQPMSYIQSVLVCLIGVFVFGEVMTANMILGVAIVIGAGIFTIWREARLGRMSPSAIDPPGTP; this is translated from the coding sequence ATGACCCCTCGGTCCACCGGCCTCATCTGCGCCATCGCGGCGGTGACGATCTTTTCGCTGCAGGACGGGATTTCCAAACATCTGGGCAGCGCCTATCCGCCGATCTTCATCACCATGATCCGCTACTGGGCATTCGCGGGCTTTGCGTTTGCGCTGGCGAGCCGGTCGTCGGGCGGATTGAAGGTTGCGGCAAGCGCCAGCCGGCCTTGGCTGCAGGTTGCCCGCGGTGCGCTTCTGGCGGTGCAGATCGTCATCTCGATCTTCTCCTTTTCGCATGTCGGGCTGGCGGCCAGCCACACGATGTTTGCGGCGACGCCGCTGGTGGTCGCCTGTCTTTCGGTGCCGTTTCTCGGCGAGAAGGTCGGCTGGCGGCGGTGGACGGCGATCGGCGTCGGCTTTATCGGCATCCTTCTGATCGTCAACCCGCTCAATGCCACCTTCGACGCGGCGATCGCCATCCCGATGGTCGCGACGCTGATGTTCGGCCTCTATTCCGTCATGACCCGGCTTGCCAGCCGCACCGACACGTCCGAAACGGCCTTTTTCTATACCGGCGTCGTCGGCGCGGTGACGATCACCTTTGTCGGCCCGTTCTACTGGACGCAGGTCACGCCCGCCGACTGGCTGTGGATGGTGGTGCTTTGCATCACCGGCATGAGCGGGCATTACCTTCTGATCCGCGCCTTCAACCTGCTCGATGCGGTGGTCGTGCAGCCGATGTCCTATATCCAGTCGGTGCTGGTCTGCCTGATCGGCGTCTTCGTGTTCGGCGAGGTGATGACCGCCAACATGATCCTCGGCGTAGCAATCGTCATCGGCGCCGGCATTTTTACCATCTGGCGCGAAGCCCGGCTCGGGCGCATGAGCCCATCGGCGATCGATCCGCCGGGCACGCCGTAG
- a CDS encoding ABC-three component system protein translates to MERNDDVEFVEQGGRISLGSVKHKAEGDRLSDLSIDFWKSVRIWLVTFKGTGRTASKAQFQLLTTSEISGGSFLEQFAEHDADGFNRAQGAAAALKNSRSELIAKIKDELADLTAEEASDFYSRITIFPQTPRIGDIPGLISRRLITVRKESRADLFQRLEGWWIDLVIQTLTGVRKEPIKVQELHDRLAVLADDYKLDSLPIEFSDKFPEGDIDANTDPRRFVEQLRALNLPAERIRYAIIDYYRAFEQRSSWARATLIVSGEIERYEDKLVEEWGRYKAVVCENITEESKDETCVVAGRELYNWAERSTGQLRIRERVAEQYVVRGTFHILANGSPEPRIHWHPRFLQQIAKILEVAA, encoded by the coding sequence ATGGAGCGTAACGATGACGTTGAATTCGTCGAGCAGGGTGGACGAATTTCGTTAGGCTCGGTGAAGCACAAGGCGGAGGGTGATCGACTGAGTGATCTGTCGATAGATTTCTGGAAATCGGTCCGGATCTGGCTCGTTACCTTCAAGGGGACTGGACGAACCGCCTCAAAGGCGCAATTTCAGCTCCTCACCACATCGGAAATTTCGGGAGGATCGTTCCTCGAACAGTTCGCGGAACACGACGCGGATGGCTTCAATAGAGCTCAGGGCGCGGCTGCCGCGCTAAAAAATAGCCGGTCGGAACTGATTGCCAAGATCAAGGACGAACTGGCAGACCTGACTGCAGAGGAGGCGAGCGACTTTTATTCTCGCATTACAATATTTCCTCAAACGCCAAGGATCGGAGACATTCCGGGCCTGATCAGCCGGCGGCTTATAACCGTGCGTAAGGAATCTCGAGCGGATCTATTCCAGCGCCTTGAAGGCTGGTGGATCGACCTGGTGATCCAAACGCTGACCGGCGTGCGAAAAGAGCCCATAAAGGTACAGGAGTTGCACGACCGGCTTGCGGTTCTTGCAGACGACTACAAGTTGGACAGTCTTCCCATCGAATTCAGTGATAAATTTCCGGAGGGCGACATTGATGCAAACACAGATCCACGTCGCTTCGTCGAGCAGTTGCGAGCGCTAAACCTACCTGCAGAACGCATCCGGTACGCGATCATCGACTACTACCGCGCCTTCGAGCAGCGCTCAAGTTGGGCGAGAGCGACCCTCATCGTGTCCGGCGAAATCGAAAGATACGAGGACAAGCTTGTTGAGGAGTGGGGCCGTTACAAAGCCGTGGTTTGCGAAAACATCACGGAAGAAAGTAAAGACGAGACATGCGTAGTTGCCGGGCGTGAGCTCTACAATTGGGCAGAGCGTTCAACTGGACAGCTTAGAATCCGCGAGCGCGTCGCCGAGCAATATGTTGTACGCGGCACCTTTCATATTCTGGCAAACGGTAGCCCGGAACCTCGCATCCATTGGCATCCCCGCTTCCTTCAACAGATCGCCAAGATCCTTGAGGTCGCGGCATGA
- a CDS encoding three component ABC system middle component: MKQWVNRPIEIRNLFNPAFCGLVLHRAIASFQEKDARGIPFSLSLLILPLSLQQGSREILQTGSRSYLLKVIAEHPELLVGFSDRCADVLPFTFEGLGLLMHVGALTVTTEGFLVPGDSRVVKSVNGSEESKACQRVAAYLGKQFALIGDRGTIYTTLGIRP, from the coding sequence ATGAAGCAGTGGGTCAATCGCCCCATCGAAATTCGTAACCTGTTCAACCCTGCATTCTGTGGCCTGGTTCTGCATCGTGCTATCGCGAGTTTTCAGGAGAAAGACGCGCGGGGAATTCCGTTCTCGTTGTCACTGCTGATCCTTCCCTTGAGCCTTCAACAGGGATCCCGCGAAATCCTGCAGACTGGTAGTCGAAGCTACCTCCTCAAGGTAATTGCAGAACATCCCGAACTCCTCGTCGGATTCTCAGATCGCTGTGCGGACGTATTGCCCTTTACGTTCGAAGGGTTAGGCCTGCTCATGCATGTCGGCGCGCTTACGGTTACGACGGAAGGATTTCTGGTTCCGGGAGACAGCCGGGTCGTCAAGAGCGTCAACGGGAGTGAGGAATCCAAGGCTTGCCAGCGAGTAGCCGCTTATTTGGGTAAGCAATTTGCCCTGATTGGCGATCGAGGGACTATCTACACAACGCTTGGAATTCGGCCATGA
- a CDS encoding DUF3732 domain-containing protein — protein MKIKSIHIYSVDGRRRDVAFHDGLNVITGRSSTGKSALSDIIEYCMGRSTFNVPEGVIRDRVVWFSVIFRFTGEEVLVAKPAPSPGAQSLSMAMVRRGAKLEAPPFPELAVNDSDDGVVALLTHLLGIPENTTEVPLESSRVSFDANVKHSFYYLFQKQGLVTNKEQLFYRQNEPQQPQTIKDTLPILLGVSGRDKFTLESQLRMAQRELRLNTKLLQQAREAIDNSEERAIGLLSEARAVEIPLGDDETAVIALLRRALNWQPTPIPQDDGTRISSIEGTLLDLRDRRREVQRRIEGAEQFSKRSKGFEVEASEQRDRLNSIKALPVNRATGEWQWPFAQVNLGMEGPIAQILLSELGSLDDELAAVTGERPVLAAYLVEQEKALVEIGDQIRTKEVELSSAIASSEMATALGNRNNAASRVVGRISLFLEGIIPNKELLHLQAEERRLKARIADLEERLGTDDSDARLMSTLSNIGLHMSGYIAALGGEFSEFPARLDMHNLTVVIDRPGRPIYMNRTGGGENHLAYHLAALLSLHRFATTYGHPIPRFMLIDQPSQVYFPSDASYIAAGGSVEQTESQKDADLEAVRRLFEMLYRFVTEDAPGFQLIVTEHANLRDDWFQQSLVETPWAKPPALVPDDWPEVPLQ, from the coding sequence ATGAAAATCAAATCAATCCACATTTACAGTGTTGACGGGCGCCGGCGGGACGTGGCCTTTCACGATGGGCTCAATGTTATCACCGGCCGATCTTCGACGGGTAAGTCCGCGCTTTCAGATATCATTGAATACTGCATGGGGCGATCGACTTTCAACGTTCCGGAAGGCGTCATTCGTGATCGTGTGGTTTGGTTCTCAGTAATTTTCCGGTTTACTGGCGAGGAAGTCCTGGTCGCCAAGCCGGCGCCCTCGCCTGGGGCGCAAAGTTTGAGCATGGCGATGGTACGCCGTGGAGCTAAGCTAGAAGCGCCCCCGTTCCCTGAGCTTGCGGTCAATGACAGCGATGATGGAGTCGTGGCGCTGCTGACGCACCTGTTGGGCATTCCAGAAAACACCACCGAGGTTCCACTTGAAAGCAGTAGGGTGAGCTTTGATGCTAACGTGAAGCATAGCTTCTATTACTTGTTCCAAAAGCAGGGATTGGTCACGAACAAGGAGCAGTTATTTTATCGGCAGAACGAACCGCAGCAACCTCAGACCATCAAGGACACCCTACCCATACTTCTCGGCGTATCCGGACGAGACAAGTTCACGCTCGAATCGCAGCTTCGCATGGCTCAGCGGGAACTGCGCCTTAACACGAAGCTTCTTCAGCAGGCTCGTGAGGCAATCGACAATTCCGAAGAGCGAGCTATCGGCCTTCTTTCGGAAGCCCGTGCGGTTGAGATTCCGCTTGGAGACGACGAAACGGCAGTCATCGCGCTTCTCCGTCGTGCACTGAACTGGCAACCCACTCCGATCCCGCAAGACGATGGTACCAGGATCTCAAGCATTGAAGGAACGTTGCTCGACCTACGCGACAGGCGTCGCGAAGTTCAGCGCCGTATTGAAGGCGCCGAGCAGTTCTCCAAGCGGTCGAAAGGCTTTGAAGTGGAGGCCAGTGAGCAACGTGACAGACTGAACTCAATCAAGGCCTTGCCGGTTAACAGGGCGACTGGCGAGTGGCAATGGCCATTCGCTCAGGTCAATCTTGGAATGGAAGGACCTATCGCCCAGATTCTATTGAGCGAGCTTGGGTCGTTAGACGACGAGCTTGCTGCGGTTACTGGCGAGAGGCCTGTATTGGCTGCCTATCTCGTTGAGCAAGAAAAAGCGCTGGTTGAGATTGGCGACCAAATCCGAACAAAAGAGGTGGAACTCTCCTCCGCCATCGCTTCAAGCGAAATGGCAACGGCGCTAGGCAACCGAAACAACGCGGCGTCGCGTGTAGTCGGTCGGATAAGCCTGTTCCTCGAAGGTATCATTCCCAACAAAGAGCTACTTCATCTCCAGGCTGAGGAGCGCCGGCTCAAAGCTCGGATAGCCGATTTGGAGGAGCGCCTCGGCACTGACGATTCTGATGCGAGACTGATGTCGACGCTAAGCAACATCGGCCTTCATATGTCTGGGTACATCGCCGCCCTCGGCGGCGAGTTTTCTGAGTTCCCGGCACGGCTCGATATGCACAACTTGACCGTGGTGATAGATCGTCCTGGCAGACCGATTTACATGAACAGGACCGGTGGCGGCGAGAACCATCTCGCTTACCATCTGGCGGCGCTCTTGTCTTTGCACCGGTTTGCGACGACATACGGGCACCCAATACCTCGCTTCATGCTGATTGATCAGCCTAGCCAAGTCTACTTTCCTTCCGACGCTTCTTACATTGCGGCGGGTGGTTCGGTGGAGCAAACTGAAAGCCAGAAGGACGCGGACCTGGAAGCGGTTCGCCGGTTGTTCGAAATGCTGTATCGATTTGTCACCGAGGATGCGCCTGGATTTCAGCTCATTGTGACGGAACACGCAAACTTGCGAGACGATTGGTTCCAGCAATCGCTTGTTGAGACGCCGTGGGCAAAGCCGCCAGCGTTGGTGCCGGACGATTGGCCTGAAGTGCCGCTGCAATGA
- a CDS encoding TetR/AcrR family transcriptional regulator: MAPDTSPRSAARPRKEMIAETKAKLIAAARHAFARQGYAEASMDDFTAGAGLTRGALYHHFGDKKGLLMAVVMQIDAEISNRLCEISSRADDTWRGFVDECVAYIEMSLEPEIQRIMLLDGPAVLGDPSQWPSQSACIRTTTASLQKLIDEGTIRPVDAEATARLVNGATLSAALWIASAEDPKAVSKKAVEAFLTLVSGLLVER; this comes from the coding sequence ATGGCTCCCGACACGAGCCCAAGGAGCGCCGCCAGGCCGCGCAAGGAAATGATCGCCGAAACGAAGGCCAAGCTGATCGCCGCGGCAAGGCACGCCTTTGCGCGCCAAGGTTATGCCGAGGCCTCGATGGACGATTTCACCGCCGGCGCCGGGCTGACGCGTGGCGCCCTCTACCACCATTTCGGCGACAAGAAGGGCCTGCTGATGGCGGTGGTCATGCAGATCGACGCGGAAATATCAAACCGTCTCTGCGAGATCTCAAGCCGGGCCGACGATACCTGGCGCGGCTTCGTCGACGAATGCGTCGCCTATATCGAAATGTCGCTGGAGCCCGAAATCCAGCGGATCATGCTACTTGACGGACCGGCGGTACTCGGCGATCCGTCGCAATGGCCAAGCCAGAGCGCCTGCATCCGCACCACCACCGCAAGCCTCCAGAAGCTGATCGACGAAGGCACGATCCGCCCCGTCGACGCCGAAGCCACCGCCCGCCTCGTCAACGGCGCCACCTTGAGTGCCGCACTCTGGATCGCCAGTGCCGAGGACCCGAAAGCGGTGTCGAAAAAGGCGGTGGAGGCGTTTCTGACGCTGGTTTCGGGGTTGTTGGTGGAGAGGTGA
- a CDS encoding MFS transporter codes for MPNPYREIFARPGTKGFSAAAFVARLPLPMTTIGLVAMLSQTHGEYWLAGAVSATFALANAFISPQVSRWVDAKGQSAVLLPTTIVTFLALIGLAAAAWMRWPIWTLFAFALVAGLMPSMMALVRARWSEIYRDRPELHTAFAFESVIDELVYICGPVFGIGLSVALFPEAGVLASAAFLAVGTTLFVVQKSTEPKVDPQRMKGGGSVMRLRAMWFLVVLCAGMGVIFGTAEVSVVAFSEAMGNKGAASYILSAYAAGSFVVGIVFGAIKFKSSLARRLLFASLVAAVTTLPTPFVGSLWGLTAVIFLAGAAISPTFISAMTLIERIVPSSQVTEGITYAMTGMSIGFAAGSSLAGWTIDAHGASNGFWVAVAGGALALTTMLTGFGLLSRSEPQAVPDGVALNPAE; via the coding sequence ATGCCCAATCCCTATCGCGAAATATTCGCAAGGCCGGGTACGAAAGGTTTTTCCGCCGCCGCCTTCGTGGCGCGGCTGCCGCTGCCGATGACGACGATCGGCCTTGTCGCCATGCTTTCCCAGACGCATGGCGAATATTGGCTGGCCGGCGCGGTCTCGGCCACGTTTGCCCTCGCCAACGCCTTCATCTCCCCGCAGGTGTCGCGCTGGGTGGATGCGAAAGGCCAGTCGGCCGTGCTGCTGCCGACGACGATCGTCACCTTCCTGGCGCTGATCGGTCTTGCCGCCGCCGCCTGGATGCGCTGGCCGATCTGGACGCTGTTTGCCTTCGCCCTCGTCGCCGGGCTGATGCCGAGCATGATGGCGCTGGTGCGCGCCCGCTGGTCGGAGATCTATCGCGACCGGCCTGAACTGCACACCGCCTTCGCCTTCGAATCTGTCATCGACGAGCTCGTCTATATCTGCGGCCCGGTCTTCGGCATCGGCCTCAGCGTCGCGCTCTTCCCGGAGGCCGGCGTGCTCGCGTCGGCCGCTTTCCTGGCGGTCGGCACGACGCTCTTCGTGGTCCAGAAATCGACCGAACCGAAGGTCGATCCGCAGCGGATGAAAGGCGGCGGTTCGGTCATGCGGCTGCGTGCCATGTGGTTCCTGGTGGTGCTCTGCGCCGGCATGGGCGTCATCTTCGGCACGGCGGAAGTCTCGGTCGTCGCCTTCTCGGAAGCGATGGGAAACAAGGGCGCCGCAAGCTACATCCTGTCTGCCTATGCTGCCGGCTCCTTCGTGGTCGGCATCGTCTTCGGCGCCATCAAGTTCAAGTCGTCGCTGGCCCGCCGGCTGCTCTTCGCAAGCCTCGTCGCCGCCGTCACCACGCTGCCCACGCCCTTCGTCGGCAGCCTCTGGGGGCTGACGGCGGTCATCTTCCTTGCCGGCGCTGCGATCTCGCCGACCTTCATCAGCGCCATGACCCTGATCGAACGCATCGTCCCGTCCTCGCAGGTCACGGAAGGCATCACCTATGCGATGACCGGCATGAGCATCGGCTTTGCCGCCGGCTCCTCGCTCGCCGGCTGGACGATTGATGCCCATGGCGCCTCCAACGGTTTCTGGGTTGCCGTCGCCGGCGGCGCGCTGGCGCTCACCACCATGCTCACCGGTTTTGGATTGCTGAGCCGGTCGGAGCCGCAGGCCGTGCCGGATGGCGTGGCGCTCAATCCCGCCGAGTAA
- a CDS encoding GNAT family N-acetyltransferase — protein MLERFPSMIVTDRLILRRPKLTDVPALFEFLGDPNAMRFTHVDGSPRECRRRVAVHEWRRRRDGYAPWTVELKESGRIIGWGGLYDDPFDPGWGVELGYYFHPDSWGKGFGRELTAAAMHEADEVLKLPKVGAFARPENAASRRLLEKTGFQVVRYVPEMERYYFERLSPES, from the coding sequence GTGCTTGAGCGGTTCCCATCGATGATCGTCACCGACCGGCTCATCCTCAGGCGCCCAAAGCTTACCGACGTCCCTGCCCTGTTCGAATTCCTCGGCGACCCGAACGCGATGCGGTTCACCCATGTGGACGGCTCACCGAGGGAATGCCGGCGGCGGGTGGCGGTGCACGAATGGCGGCGGCGGCGCGACGGTTACGCGCCCTGGACGGTCGAACTGAAGGAGAGTGGCCGGATCATCGGCTGGGGCGGGCTTTACGACGACCCTTTCGATCCTGGCTGGGGCGTCGAGCTCGGCTACTACTTTCACCCCGATAGCTGGGGCAAGGGATTTGGCCGCGAGCTGACGGCGGCAGCGATGCATGAAGCCGACGAGGTCCTGAAGCTGCCAAAGGTCGGGGCCTTTGCCCGGCCGGAGAATGCCGCCTCGCGGCGACTGCTCGAAAAGACCGGATTTCAGGTGGTGCGCTACGTGCCCGAGATGGAACGCTATTATTTCGAGCGCCTGTCGCCGGAAAGTTGA
- a CDS encoding MOSC domain-containing protein, with product MRISELNLYPLKSGRGIALGEAEITAAGIPGDREMMVVDPTGMFITQRELQPLARLEVTPDKDAVRFAMEGQGEIRVARPPADRRMETVVWKSSVNAALADDAANATLSKWLGRDIRLVFFDQQARRVASPEWAGDNSPVTFADGYQVLVTTTGSLAALNADMAAKGEGAVGMERFRPNIVLDHDEPWAEDGWTGIEIAGIRFDFVKPCARCIMTTQDQQTGSRGVPDPIPAMGRIRMSADRRVPGPLFGWNAVPRGTGRIKVGDIATVVAERPEAWAIKRRA from the coding sequence ATGCGGATCAGCGAACTCAACCTCTATCCCCTGAAGAGCGGCCGCGGCATTGCGCTTGGCGAAGCGGAGATCACGGCCGCGGGCATTCCCGGCGACCGGGAGATGATGGTCGTCGATCCGACCGGCATGTTCATCACCCAGCGGGAATTGCAGCCGCTTGCCAGGCTCGAGGTCACTCCGGACAAGGATGCCGTGCGCTTCGCGATGGAGGGGCAAGGTGAGATCCGCGTCGCCCGGCCGCCGGCGGACCGGCGCATGGAGACGGTGGTGTGGAAATCGAGCGTCAACGCGGCGCTTGCCGACGATGCGGCCAATGCGACGCTGTCGAAATGGCTCGGCCGGGACATTCGGCTGGTGTTCTTCGACCAACAGGCAAGACGCGTCGCGAGCCCCGAATGGGCGGGCGACAATTCGCCGGTGACCTTTGCGGACGGCTACCAGGTGCTGGTGACCACGACCGGATCGCTCGCCGCGCTCAATGCGGACATGGCGGCCAAGGGCGAAGGCGCGGTCGGCATGGAACGGTTTCGGCCGAATATCGTGCTCGACCATGACGAACCCTGGGCGGAGGACGGCTGGACCGGCATCGAGATCGCCGGCATCCGCTTCGATTTCGTCAAGCCCTGCGCCCGCTGCATCATGACCACGCAGGACCAGCAGACCGGCTCGCGCGGCGTGCCGGACCCGATCCCCGCCATGGGCCGCATCCGCATGTCCGCCGACCGGCGCGTGCCCGGACCGCTGTTCGGCTGGAACGCCGTGCCGCGCGGCACCGGGCGGATCAAGGTCGGCGATATTGCGACAGTGGTTGCCGAGAGGCCGGAGGCCTGGGCGATCAAGCGGCGTGCTTGA
- a CDS encoding HD domain-containing protein — translation MAAAFSPFEALADTLIPHATEGDDGSHDIAHILRVFRNAMRIHAKEGGDGRVLAAAVLLHDCVSVEKNSPLRTQASRLAAEKAATVLADLGWDKTDIAAVAHAVTAHSFSANIVPETLEARILQDADRLDAIGMVGAARCFYIAGRMGSGLYDPADPLARHRPLDDKAFAIDHFEVKLFKLADGFQTAAGRAFATERHERLRQVLDLFIDEI, via the coding sequence TTGGCCGCCGCCTTTTCGCCTTTCGAGGCGCTTGCCGATACCCTGATTCCACATGCGACCGAAGGCGACGACGGCTCGCACGACATCGCCCATATTCTCCGCGTCTTCCGCAATGCGATGCGCATCCATGCCAAGGAAGGCGGCGACGGGCGAGTGCTTGCCGCCGCCGTGCTGCTGCATGATTGCGTTTCGGTGGAGAAGAACTCGCCGCTGCGGACACAGGCCTCGCGGCTGGCGGCGGAGAAGGCCGCGACCGTCCTTGCCGATCTCGGATGGGACAAGACGGATATCGCGGCCGTCGCGCATGCGGTGACGGCACACAGCTTTTCGGCCAATATCGTGCCCGAGACGCTGGAGGCCAGGATATTGCAGGATGCGGACCGGCTGGATGCGATCGGCATGGTGGGCGCGGCGCGCTGTTTTTATATCGCCGGGCGGATGGGGTCCGGCCTCTACGACCCGGCCGATCCGCTCGCCAGACACCGCCCGCTCGATGACAAGGCGTTTGCAATCGACCATTTCGAGGTGAAGCTGTTCAAGCTCGCCGACGGCTTCCAGACGGCCGCGGGGCGGGCTTTTGCCACCGAGCGGCATGAGCGGCTGAGGCAGGTCCTCGACCTCTTCATCGACGAGATCTGA